The DNA sequence GTAGGCAGGGTGGAATGCGCAAACGCgaaaaaattgtaatggtcATTTAATACGAAATTGTTTAAGCAActaactttcttttgtttattctctctctctctctctctctgtctCTTTTCAGGGAGTGCGTTGCTACTTTGGACCCATACTGTGGTTGGAGCAATAACAAATGCACAACAttcgaaaacaaagaagaaaagtaCGATCCAAATAGCATGATTGTGACTCTTAGCAATTTTTGCGCTCGAGCAAAGTCCGAACTAAAGATATTTATAAATTGTTTTCACGTGATGTcatggcggccatgttggtacAACAAAATATTCCTTGGGAAATGAAATTATGTGTTCTTGCAAATAAGTTTCACCAAGTCAATATCATGTGATCGCAAACTGTCCATTGCCTGGTGTTGTAGACTgcctttttttcctcttctgGTTTTTAGTCTCTGGGCGCAGGACGTTATTCATGGGAACTTCACCAAAGTTTGTCCTCAAGGTAATTTTGAGTGCTGCTAAACCCCAAATGGTTGGGAAATCTTAAGAGGTCAGAGAAACACGGCTAATCAAACACGGTTTACAAATAGTTCAGGTGAAATAAGAAGTAAGATTGCGTTTGATGTTGGAGAACCCAAGCTTAATTTCGCGTCCAATGTATTTCTACCATTCATAAAGCAAACTGGAGAAATCGACTTTTCCCTCTGTTTCTTTGATCTGATGACAAAATAACTCCGAATTCACGTAGGGTTTTGCTTACAGAGCCACGTTGTATCCGTTTCTTGCAAGTTAGAGAAGATACGCCGTTATTCAGCTTTGACTATTGCACGACGGGCTTCAATTGGTACAGGGACTCGCTCTCTTATTATTACATTTCGAAGTATTAACCGTGAacagatggaaaaaaaataactagtGCTTGCCATaaacttgaaatgaaaatctcCAGCTTTAGATTTTGATATTTGACcaacagcttttcaaaacggAGGAAACGGATTATTTAgttgaatttaatttatttgtttgtagaACTCCCAACATGTTTACTGAGCATTCTTAAGAAGCAAGTAGGAGGTACAGCTACATTGGCCTGTCGCGGTCACCGTGGAATACCGCTTCCTAAAGTGACTAAATGGACTAAAGACTCAAAAGATTTGCCGGTTGGTGGTGCAGATTACCAAATCAAACCAGGAAAGGACCAGTATCAAGGATTCCTCGAAATCCACAACTTTGGCATCAGTAATCTTGGTGTTTATGCATGTGTGATGGCCAACGATCTGGGTTCTTACCCTTGCACCAGGAACATCAGTGGTAAGGGTTGAATTACTAGTATGCGTGGAGACGAATCTCGACAACGTCAAAGACCCAGAGCATGCACTTTTCAATTTAAGCTCGGTTTGATAAAGGGTTCTTTTTAAATGGAAAAGCTACTTATTCTCTCGTCGTTGTGCGCAATATTGTGCAAAAATAGTAACGCGGATATCCTTCGTTTGATACTGAGTTAGAGCGGTTGGCCACTAGTAACTATACTGtcacttatttttttctcagtgcgTGAGCGGGCGGAATTCAACGaatcctgcaatctgattggttccgggAGCGGGCGGAATTTTGCCATCCGGCCCTCTCTCGGCGGGCGGTATCCTTGCCTGTTGAGTCATGATTTCTACGTTGCAACTTTTTCATAAACTGTTAAGATACTTATCATGTAAACCTACGTAAGTAAAAATCTTTCGGTTCGGTGAAACCTCTTTTTTCAACTTGGATTACCGGTATCTCTATTTTCATTACTATCTGCTCGCTAGCAATTTTCCAGTCCAGCTCAGTGCAGTTTGTCGCGAATCTTGCCATAATTACAGCCCTAAATGTTCGGTTCTTTCGCGCGCCTTTCGttgtgttgtagaaaaaataaatgtgtTATTCACCAGCCTAGGTCGGTCCTtcttgggaaaaactgtgccctctGTATTTAGTACCAAGACctcgggcacagtttttcGCAACACGGACCTCCCGGCTGCGTGATGAATAACCTATATATATCTTCTTGAGAAGACCGCATCGCTTCTTGTAACTGTTAATTGTAACATGAACACCTTTAGAAGTTGGGAATTTTGAAGGATAtgcgattttttttaattgtctGTTAATTGAGATGTGGCATTGTCCGACTTTCCCATTGTTCTTCCTCGTCggtttatttcaaaatgtcgTTACTGTTTGAACAAAGGGCATTTCGTGTgaacatcaataattattttcatgtaaattaTAGGTTTGAACAAACTAGAAATTCTCTGAAAAACGGGAACGCCACGAGATAAAATTCACAGAACTACCTGGTTTTTGTTCAGGTGTGATAGCGTAAAAAGATGTGCGCACAAGCCTGCTTGTAGGCCAAGGTGAAAAGTCCACTGAGTGGATTCCACCCATTTTCTTGTAAAACAAAACTCGTCTTTTCACTTCAGTGCCGCAGATTGAAAACCGAAGAATTTCTTCAATAGGCACAGATAGTGCTATGAGTTAATCGGAATTACTCGAAGCAAATTGGCTTTATTTTGTAACGCTGGACACTAATTTGGGGAAGTAATGTTTTCGCTTTGTCATAGTGTCCGTTCGCTTTGACATAGGCGTGCAAAGCGTTTCTGGAGATACGTATCATCGACTTTTCTAAACAGTTTTCATACAGTCTGTCCACCTCAAAAAAACtaactaaataaataagtcATGTTCACAATTAAACGTTTTCTTTCGATCATCGGCAAGataaagttttcatttgagCAAGAGGTTTAGAAGTGTCGGtctttcaataatttcaaacaGGCCCTATTTGAAACTATAGTAAGGGCGCCGAGAACAGTCTACAGAACCTTATAAACTGTATTTTTGTCGTTTGCCATGGCAAAGGGCAAATGTCAggttttttatatttttactgAGGGAATTTGACTATTATCTACTCCTTTAGTCTAATGTTTTTATTGACTCAGCAGTTACACCCTTGCCTACTGATTAACAAATCGCTGTATATGGTTTCTCGCTTCAGGAACATTACCAATTGTATCATCAGCCCTCGTTAAGATCAATGGTtcatctttgtttgtttgcaatGCCACTGGTCTACCCAGCCCACGTGTTGCTGTACACAAAGTGATTAGTGGTACCACGCGTGTGATCAACTGGCGTCAAGTTCCAATCAACGTAGACTCCGGTCAGCGGGTGTATTATTGCACAGCTCAGAATCAGTTTGGATCATCCTTCAGCAAAGCTGTTACTTTAAAGGGTAGGCCTTGATGCACTTTTTTGTTGGCATTACAGATCTAAAAGATGACTCCCGCTCTAGCCTGCGCAGCATGGCGGTTTTGTTTGCTAAGTAACAAAGGTGGGCGAGGGCAGAAAAACCGCGACGAGATTGGGAAGAGAGCAACTTATTTTTCTCGCGGCTTCGCCGCTCGTTCTCGCAGGCGCCCGGCTCGACAAAACCGCCATACTTAGCAACCAAAACCGCCATGCTACGCAGTCTACTTCCGCTCAGCATGTTGAGAGGTCAGTCACCACCAACAGCCCATCTCACCCGGACGATTAAATTCCATCTAAGATCTGATATAGATGGTCAGTTCGGAAGGATGAAGTGATTTCAGATCGCTCTCTCTCACTCTTTGACATCTTTCCTGAAATGTTGAGCTTCGACTTGAAAAGTTGAAGGACTGTGTAGTCAGGGTATAAGGCGCTTACGGGAGCAGATGAGAAGGAGCATGCAAGTCCCATACTCaccctatgtcacggcatttttacagaccgATCTGTATTTAGCGTActatttcttttgtgaaagaaaggctgTTCCAGAACAGTAACACAAGACGTCAAAtcagtttcttttaattgGTCATGGCGCTCTCAAGGGAGCCTCATTCACGGAAAATgtgatctaaaaataaatcggtccaTGAAAACGTCATGACAGGAATGTGTGGTAGTTGCACCCATCGGCTCCTGGCGCTTACCATGGATTGACCTTTGGCCGCGATTTGTGATAATAGATAGATAGTTAATTAAAAATCGCTTCGCAGCCCAAGAGCTGAATTATGCAATTATTTACAACACTTTTACAAATTTCCTGAAAAAACTACATTAAAATATATAAtgtaaaatattgcaaatCTAATTTTAAAATCTCTCAGTTAGTGCGcgcgctgtgattggtcaattttgccGGTCGTATTCTACTAAACCGCTCGTTTGACTTCAGTTAGTTTCCTTTCCCGCGCGCCCGATTAACctcagagatataataaatatcttaCTAGACTCGTTTTCTCGGTCCGCACTGTAAGTTAAGGATCCTcgttttttctcgttgatttatggcccaagcCTGAAGCGCCAtaaatcaacgggaaaaaactcggtccgtaacttacagCACAGAACCCGATCTCAGTTAGTAAGAGGAATGTATAGCAGAGTTAAAAAACATGTAGATCAAAATATTAActatgtatgtatgtaggtATGCTAGTGTGTAAAACTTTGGAAATAACTAATAGCATAGAGGACAAGGACTAATGGTGGACTAGCCAAGGACATTTACTTCTCACACACCCACTCACCCAGCCTGTCCCCATCTCTTTCTTACCTTTCTGTCCGTTcccttctttttgtttcaggCCCATAACCAGAAAATTTTTCCCACCGAGGCACTGTGTTAAAAGATACGCTAGAAGCGAATTTAACTGTCGAATTTGTGGTTCTGACAATATCAAACACTGCGCTGTCAATCATATATTGGACATGTaaattatttcgttttttaaTCAGATTGTAATGGAGGCAGCAAATTCTTTCAGGTCTTTATTTCTGTTTCGCTTGAAGAAAACCGCTAGCATTATATCATGCGGGCTCTaggcttgtttttttcttgaaattcaaaaCGTAGAATGCGTTTTAATAGATtcatttatcattttgttgttgttgttgtggctgcTTGCTACTAAATACataggtgaaaaaaaaagcaggaAATTTCAACCGAGGAGGGAACTTCAATTCGCCTCATACTGGCTATGGGCCTGTGTTTTTCGGTCTTACATCACTCTTGAGGCCCAAAAAGCTTGTAGCCCATTTGTAGAATGGTGTGATTGCACTGGCCCGACCAATGGTCAGATTTTCAATGAAGGAGGTTGAAAAGCAGAGGAGACAAAGACAGTGTATATTCGGAGGGTTGGAGATATCATCGAACAATCTGCTGTaagcaaatttttatttttacaattttccttatttacagACAAGCAAGTGAGGGCAGAGATAAGAATCACAAAGGAAGAATGGAGTTCCGAGCTTTTGGAtgaaaaatcggaaaaatacaaaactttGGCTGGTGAAATCCGAACTGCGGTATGCATACAGTGCCTCATATGCTACCTTTTAACATCTTGTTACTTTATTCTGTCCATTTGTAGAAATAATGAATGTACACTGTGATTTAATTGTCATTTAGGTAGAAGACATTTATAGGTCAAACCCCGCCTTGGTTGGATTTAAAGCGATCACATTTAGGTATGGTGAAAACAATTACTAATTTACCGAAAGGGGAAAATGTGTTATCACGTCACAAGTTGTACCAAAAGGAGGGGTTAGAAAAGGATTGCAAAGAGTTATGAAATCATCACTTTATAAGTTGAATAGAGGAACATGGTTGCTTAGAACGCTTGCAAGCAGTTTTTTGCCCTTTCCCTAAGTGCATTCCTTTTTCCTCCAACTGTTTTTCGAGATCGTCAAAATTTGAGCGCAATCATCATTGAGAGGGAAAGGAAAACCAATGAATTTGTTGCAGACTCCCATTTCATGCACGTAAAATGAACGTGACATTTGCGAAAGAACACTGCGAATTCAAAGTCCTTGGACAATACCAAATCTTTTGTGGATGCAACCATTTCTCTGAGTTCTAGCAAAAAGGGTGAATGACGCTGGGTTTGACCTACAACAATGATTGGATCCAATTTTCGGTTAGTATGGGCAAAGCACTTTTGCATTTAGGCATGGATAACCTGCAAGCAGGCTCTTCCTTTGAAATGGCGTGCGGTCGAAATATAGGGGCTTGGTGACTAGTTTCGAAACTGTAGGGATCGCTGCAGGCACTTCGTTTCGAAACTAGTCACCTAGCCCCTTTATTTCGTGTGCGAGCCATTTCAACAGATAAGCCGGCGTGCAGACATGGAGGTCttaatttttcattcagtTATGTTGAGCTCACGAATGGTAAGTATCATTTGGTTTTATGGTTATTGCACTTCTTGCAAATCGATTTGTTCAATTTTCACAGCAAAGGAAGTGTTATCTGTAAATTGACGTTGATATTTGCTGCTGCTCCTTCAAACAAGAACGCTGAGTTGTTAGCCGCGTTGCAGAAAGAAGTATCTTCTGGCAAAGTGGGATATTTCACTGTGGATAAGTCTCGCCCAGTTAATGTGGAACCCGACGAAGGTAAGATAAATATTGAATCgcgaggaaaaaaagatactGAGAAATTGGAAGAGGGGGTTAAGGAAACAATACAAATATGTCACACTAAAAGAGGTTGAGGTCCGCTTTGTAAGTTATGGCTCACGTTTTCCCAGTTCAGTGCATAGCCCAAGTGCGAAGTATGAATTGACAGGGTGCGTTAACTTCCTGGGCGGCCTTAGAAAATAAGGCAAGGTCATTTAAccaagcaacaaaaacaaacttttcaaACCGGAACGTAGAAAACGGGCCGTTAAAATGTTACCAATCATCAACCACGCATTATTTGAGTAAAACAGTAAAGCACAAGATAATCACCTCCGGTTGTCACGCAGTGTCGACTCAAGAATGGTGGAAATCTTGTACTCGTAGTATGGACCGAATCgaaaaataaaacgaaaatgCTTAAGGCAACAGGCAGGAGTGTCGGAACGTGGACTTTGAGCTGTGACTTGGAAAgttaatttcttctttaaaCACAGTTATACCAAACTTTACCTGATTCAGTAACAGTTATTGGTGCTTGATGGTGAGTTCGAGCCGCAAAGAGGCTCGATTTGTGTAATGATTCAGtttaagtgcgaaatttttgtaatggtaattttgttcagtttttatttgaatgaaTTTATAATGAAATAGGAGAGTAGTAagagtgattaacaaaatcggacggcCGCGTTGCGGGGGTCCGATTGGTttaatcacgagtatgattacaggcCAAATTGGACGACACAAACTCttgttaccaattaatcataccCATTACAATTTTCCAGAAAACAAATCCATTCCTGTGAGTATGGTCTGGTTCCCTTATTACGCATTCCTTGCTCGTGTAGGATTACTTGAAGAAGTCGTTTAAAATGACCATGTAAGGGGCCTGGCTCGTGAAAAgctttgcatttttcttttatccgTCACGCAGCTTCCATTCTTTTCTTGCTCTATCCTGTATACTTTCTCCTTGCTTTGCTAGAGCATCATTTGCAAATTGATGTttccacacacacacacaccatGTTCCTGTGGAATATATCGGTGGTTTTTATTGTTACAATTGTGAAATTGCATGCCAATGTTTAGAGAGAAACAGTTTGCTATTCTCGGGTTTATTCCTTAAACACTGACTTTAATATGCGCATACATTGGTTTCAGAACAAACAACAACTCAGCCGGTTTTTAGTACTGTTCAGGTGACAAGCAATCATTCCCCAACTACTCCTCAAATTCAAGGTAATTCCCTCGCTCTTCACCCTGAGCAATGTGCGAGCTATGGGAGTTGCGTGTGAAACTATTTCATCtaactttaattttgtttttggtgttCAACAACCCGACCACTGGATGATTCGTTAAGTTGCTGACACCTCGATTTTCTGGCCTTGTAGCTTCTGGTAATAGTGGAAAGAGCGATCATTCTTCTTGTGGAAGAGTAGTTAAGCCAAATATAGAGTAACGCTGCTGTgaaaaagttattttgtttcatgattTTACTGggaaatcctttttttttttcgctgttagTGGAGAGGTTTTAAATCTATTTGTGCACTTTGCAAGAGGGCCTTCTGTCAATGGCGATCAATATTACCACCGTTTTCGTTGATACGCGACTTTGGAAAACAAAGTTTCCGTTAGTCTGTGTTAtcgaccaatcacagccaCTAGTGTGACCTTCAGACCTTCTCTACGTCATGCTAGCGggttgtgattggtggatttcgATCCGATCTGTCGATAACGTGTATGATTGACGGAAATTTTGGAAACGTTTCCGCGGGTGTTCTGTTTTCGAAAGTCGCGTATCAACGAAAGACGGTGGTAAAACTAAACAAGCAAATGAAACATGCGCCAAGGAAGACCAATTACGACGCACATGGTTTGTACGAGAAGACGTTTCAAGGCCATGGATTATCGTCTCGAAGGATTCCTACGAACATAAGTTGTTTTTCGCTGTTGAATATTTCCTTGTTTCAAGCCAAATAGGTGGTGTTTATTGTGCAAGCTATTCTGTTTGATCCATATGATCGCCATTTATAGAATATTCTTTCTGCTACGTGTTCATCCGTAGAGGAATCTCAAACGCAGATATTCATTTTCACACGACATGCAATGTTCCTCTCAAACGTGAAATCCCCATTATCACGGCAACGATTGTGTTGCTGTGTTCTCCGGTAAGAAATTGCGTAACACTCTCCTCGATTGAGAGACTTATTAACTGAATGAAAACAGATTGTGTCATTTTCTCCTCTGCGAGAGAAAGCATGGCGGGCACAATGAAGGTCTGCGGTAGAGGCCAGCATGTTAGCAGTTCGCTCTAACTTACATTTTACTTACGCGGTCTAATTGCAGCATTGTAATTTATTAATTACCTGATTCAACTCTTTTCGACCATTGCAAACTTAACAATTTAACCGGGTTATTTCCTTGACTTGCAGCCTTGTTCCCAAGACCAGCTTGGGAACGAGACTATGGCATAAAAGCACTGGTCCAGTACCTCTCTGTCTACTTTTTAATTAAGCGCAGTCAGTAACTGACAaagcaattttctttcagaaccTCCCACGTCACTACGAATGATAGGTAAGTTAGCTTTGTCAAGCATTTCTTACATGTTTCCGGTTTGTATTTGGTATCGCTTATCAGAGGCCGCTATCATCTACATACCCTAGtcaatgggaaaaaaacagAGCGAGCTATAttctagccaatcagaagcctTGCCTAATCAGTTATTACCTTGTTTGCTGCAGTTGTTCAAATGGTGGATAGCGCTATGTACTGGATAAATCATGCAAGCGGATAAGTGCTATCAAAACCTATTGCGTTATACCGGGTGATTTATTCAATGGTTAgtgctatccaccctttgaagaACGGGGTCCAGGTGCGGGATAAGAGCCAGTTGTGTGGACTGAACTAAAAAACCTTAAAGTTTTGCTGTCTCTAATGACCTCTTTCTTCTACTGTTATTGTGGCTCCGTGTATTACTTTTGGTGTATAATCTATTATTTCGCCTCTCAAGTTCAGACCGTGTCTGGAGAGGTACAAGACCCTCTTCGTTGCCGTTTGTGGTTCACTTCTACAGCATAGCGTCGGTCCAACTATTCCTTGTTCCCTATGTAAACTATATATTTctgtttgtatgtttttgttttgttttttttttgatattgttttatgtggtcatttcttttcttagtGTCAATGGATAGGGCCCTGTTTGCTGCGGGTATAATAACTGGAGTCTTGTTAAGCCTTATTTTGGGAATTCTTCTTGGAGTCAAGTTTCATCGCTATGTTATCAGGAAGTGTAAGCAGCCTTTCAGTGACACCACTGATAGCTCcgaaaaaaacaagacaatcGAAGGAGTAAAATATACTAAGTCTCCTCCCAGGGATGAAACTTTTACGAGAAATAAAGGCAGTGGACAAAGCAGTAAGAATctgttgaaaaagaaaagaaacgttCCAGTGGAAGATGGCACTGACAGTGATGACTCCACTGCTGGGACGATAGCTACGCAGAAAGATAATCCGTCTCCTACAAAATCGATATCACCAACTGCAACTATTGCAGCAAAACTGGGAAAAAGGAAACCTACACTAAATAATGGAAAGGTATCTAAAGAAGTGTCGACGTGACTCGAGGCAACTGTATATACGCGGGGGCCGTAAACAGCAAGGAGTCCGGCGACGGCAGCAGCTCACTGAGGAGGTATGCCATGAAAGTATGACCGACGTTTAATTAAAATAAGTCGGTTAAAAATGGATGAGAACTTAATACGCTGTTCAAGATAATCATCGTGTCACATGAAATGAATGACAGGTATTGGCTACCTTATGCGAAGTTACGGTACGTTGCAAAATGAATGGTGTGAAAATGCGGTTTGCATGCCAAGAAAGTGTAGCTCTTGTCAAGACATTTTACGGCCAATTGGTGGTTTGTAGACAtttcaataacaattataatgGCAATGCTTGCCATTACACTAATAGTGTATGATATGCATATCGCAGATTATTCATTCGTTATCATATTCATTCataaaggctggttctcatataatcgccgctatcgtTTCGATCGTCgctgtcaattcaaaaagtggtcttacgat is a window from the Acropora palmata chromosome 1, jaAcrPala1.3, whole genome shotgun sequence genome containing:
- the LOC141897626 gene encoding semaphorin-3D-like isoform X1, producing MIYKYFMGLLLTVLHSTLSSTDVLSYNKCRDCLRFPSNGTLVSRVERILIDEKNNKLIGGAMNVLFRLELSNMKVSSGGNDSVSLPPSQSALQDCLWKRFSKVHCQNYIKTLLFDQNGLIFACGTFSLATRCWRFRRDKALSPLPSVNGIKIDGTAPRHGHQQNITATFTSDYLFTGINIGSGTRQSAVYRSSADPADSADSSNTLVSDLNNQMVLKDANFVSSFEYKDNFVYFFLREKAVEERKDIIYSRVARVCKYDQGADKYILKGKFTSFVKARLLCSIPGDIPFDYDQIQSTVLYTDPVTNEDFVYAVFTTPPLGAPGSAVCRYSMKSLQDLFEKSQYYELTRIIAEEVVDFWKPVSPMNLTVVPGRPKCDSTLDTKKYQVAVYTFANKHSLLADSLRSKPLFTRADTRFTSIEVDHVKESSRAVVPVMFISSDNGTVFKVFNNKSGDNNPVILEQINLFKYPGVIYTMRLYKGAVYIGSASSVVKLPVQHCNRYQTCRECVATLDPYCGWSNNKCTTFENKEENLWAQDVIHGNFTKVCPQELPTCLLSILKKQVGGTATLACRGHRGIPLPKVTKWTKDSKDLPVGGADYQIKPGKDQYQGFLEIHNFGISNLGVYACVMANDLGSYPCTRNISGTLPIVSSALVKINGSSLFVCNATGLPSPRVAVHKVISGTTRVINWRQVPINVDSGQRVYYCTAQNQFGSSFSKAVTLKDKQVRAEIRITKEEWSSELLDEKSEKYKTLAGEIRTAVEDIYRSNPALVGFKAITFSKGSVICKLTLIFAAAPSNKNAELLAALQKEVSSGKVGYFTVDKSRPVNVEPDEEQTTTQPVFSTVQVTSNHSPTTPQIQEPPTSLRMIVSMDRALFAAGIITGVLLSLILGILLGVKFHRYVIRKCKQPFSDTTDSSEKNKTIEGVKYTKSPPRDETFTRNKGSGQSSKNLLKKKRNVPVEDGTDSDDSTAGTIATQKDNPSPTKSISPTATIAAKLGKRKPTLNNGKVSKEVST